From the genome of Methanomassiliicoccales archaeon, one region includes:
- a CDS encoding glycosyltransferase yields MGMVQKAREGFADLTVVLPTYNEVENIQRMVPEVFRICPGAHVVVVDDSSQDGTGAAVSEMMASYPGLRLIERDISKKGLTASVMEGIASVETEFFVVMDADFQHPPASVENLYWEMRQGANLVVGVRHGMGPLHFSRKVASWGAHKLASTYLWFRRRPRSADLMSGFFGGRTEMVREVIQRKGMRFEKKGFKVLFDILKSCPRGTDVREVGFTFGDRASGHSKLSSDIVLSVMRQCGAFGKLASFSFEFFFINRAGRVLGLLILVAIFAVALMMGNSPAKP; encoded by the coding sequence ATGGGAATGGTTCAGAAGGCGAGGGAGGGGTTCGCCGACCTAACGGTAGTTCTGCCCACTTACAACGAAGTGGAGAACATCCAGCGCATGGTACCTGAGGTCTTCCGCATTTGTCCCGGGGCCCATGTCGTAGTGGTGGACGATTCGTCACAAGATGGGACCGGTGCGGCCGTTTCAGAGATGATGGCGTCTTATCCAGGGCTCCGCCTGATAGAGCGGGACATCTCCAAGAAGGGATTGACCGCCTCGGTCATGGAGGGCATCGCTAGCGTGGAGACGGAGTTCTTCGTTGTCATGGATGCCGACTTCCAGCACCCTCCCGCTTCTGTGGAGAACCTCTACTGGGAAATGAGGCAGGGTGCCAATCTGGTAGTCGGCGTGCGACATGGCATGGGCCCGCTGCACTTCTCCCGCAAGGTGGCGTCCTGGGGGGCGCACAAGCTAGCCTCTACTTACCTATGGTTCAGGAGACGACCTCGATCAGCAGACCTCATGAGCGGGTTCTTCGGCGGTCGCACCGAAATGGTACGCGAGGTCATCCAGCGCAAGGGTATGAGGTTCGAAAAGAAGGGCTTCAAGGTGCTCTTCGACATCCTCAAGTCCTGCCCTCGGGGTACGGATGTGCGCGAGGTCGGCTTCACCTTCGGGGACAGGGCCAGCGGCCACTCCAAACTCAGCTCTGACATCGTACTCTCGGTGATGAGGCAGTGCGGTGCCTTCGGAAAGCTGGCGAGCTTCTCCTTCGAGTTCTTCTTCATCAACCGGGCGGGGCGCGTGCTCGGTCTGCTTATCTTGGTGGCGATATTCGCAGTCGCATTGATGATGGGCAATTCGCCAGCAAAACCGTAG
- a CDS encoding glycosyltransferase family 2 protein has product MPKALSNEDKGPLVSVIIPTLNEESSLPLSLQAVAEQTYEDLEVLVVDSGSRDRTQEIARQHGASVVPYPGRLMGARRRGFQESKGTLILFLDGDQVLYPDTVARAVKAMADKDMLILEETSYRPKGWLQRSLCRQKAAMHAAADPMTGTGPNLYPRFFRRELLARAYEGLDEDKPSKVFVYEDGLLFRRTYAISKRIGLLSQGVMHMEEAGWLALMRHSYKAGKSARSVDMGELEGDIGRNEPTIRQLVRAIKGRYVMLSLVKELSFKLGHLAGR; this is encoded by the coding sequence ATGCCTAAAGCCCTCTCCAACGAGGACAAGGGGCCGTTGGTCTCGGTCATCATCCCCACTCTCAATGAGGAGTCCTCCTTGCCATTATCGCTGCAGGCGGTTGCGGAGCAGACCTACGAAGACCTGGAGGTCCTGGTGGTCGATTCTGGATCCAGGGACCGCACGCAAGAGATCGCCCGTCAGCATGGAGCCTCCGTGGTCCCCTATCCAGGCAGGCTCATGGGCGCTCGCCGACGGGGGTTTCAAGAGAGCAAAGGCACCCTCATTCTTTTCCTGGACGGGGATCAAGTGCTCTATCCTGACACGGTCGCCCGGGCGGTGAAAGCCATGGCAGACAAGGACATGCTCATCTTGGAGGAGACGTCCTACCGACCGAAGGGATGGCTGCAGCGATCGCTGTGCAGGCAGAAGGCGGCCATGCATGCCGCCGCCGATCCTATGACAGGAACGGGCCCCAACCTCTATCCGCGCTTCTTCAGGCGGGAGCTGCTTGCGCGGGCCTACGAAGGTCTGGACGAGGACAAGCCGTCCAAGGTCTTCGTCTACGAGGACGGATTGCTCTTCCGGCGCACGTACGCGATTTCGAAGCGCATCGGCCTCCTGTCTCAGGGCGTCATGCATATGGAGGAAGCGGGGTGGCTCGCGCTCATGCGTCATTCGTACAAGGCCGGCAAGAGCGCCCGGTCGGTGGACATGGGAGAGCTGGAGGGAGACATCGGGCGCAACGAGCCGACGATAAGGCAGCTGGTGAGGGCCATCAAAGGCAGGTACGTCATGCTCTCGCTGGTCAAGGAGCTGTCCTTCAAGCTCGGCCATCTAGCCGGGCGCTAG
- a CDS encoding kinase, with the protein MSEAKIVIRSKAPLRISFAGGGTDVPPYSDERGGAVLSSTIDRYAYCTICPRADREMRIRSLDFAQDENWPANGSMLRYDGNLDLIKAVLNHFEVAEGFDMLLHCDAPPGSGLGGSSTVMVSIIGAVSEWLKKPLSQYETARLAYVLEREELGFAGGKQDQYSAVFGGFNFMEFRGSETIVTPLRIRTEVLNELHYHMLLCYTGKTRDSANIIQDQQKAYRSGQNREALDSAKSLVFETKDALMKGEILRIGQLLHESWEQKKRFTSHITNSRIDNIYETARANGAIGGKISGAGGGGFMFFICEYDRKHRVAEELQKLGVEAVNFNFDKHGLQTWRYRA; encoded by the coding sequence ATGAGCGAGGCCAAGATCGTCATCAGGAGCAAGGCCCCGTTGCGCATCAGCTTCGCCGGAGGCGGAACCGACGTCCCGCCCTATTCCGATGAGCGCGGCGGAGCGGTGCTGTCCTCGACCATCGACCGTTACGCCTATTGCACCATATGTCCTCGCGCGGACCGGGAGATGAGGATCCGTTCCCTGGATTTCGCCCAGGACGAGAACTGGCCCGCCAACGGGAGCATGTTGCGCTACGACGGCAACCTTGATCTGATCAAGGCGGTGCTCAACCACTTCGAGGTGGCCGAAGGCTTCGATATGCTCCTACATTGCGATGCTCCCCCTGGCTCGGGACTTGGCGGTTCCAGCACCGTCATGGTCTCCATCATCGGGGCGGTGTCGGAGTGGTTGAAAAAGCCTCTGTCCCAATACGAGACCGCCCGCCTGGCCTACGTGCTGGAGCGTGAGGAGCTCGGCTTCGCGGGAGGCAAGCAGGACCAGTATTCGGCCGTCTTCGGCGGCTTCAACTTCATGGAGTTCCGGGGCTCCGAGACCATCGTTACCCCATTGCGCATCAGGACCGAAGTGCTGAACGAGCTGCACTATCACATGCTTCTCTGCTACACCGGGAAGACCAGAGATTCGGCGAACATCATCCAGGACCAACAGAAGGCATACAGGAGCGGGCAGAACCGGGAGGCCTTGGATAGCGCCAAGAGCTTGGTCTTCGAGACCAAGGACGCGCTCATGAAAGGTGAGATCCTCCGCATCGGACAACTCCTGCACGAGTCCTGGGAGCAGAAGAAGCGCTTCACTTCGCACATCACCAACTCCCGCATCGACAATATCTACGAGACGGCGAGGGCCAACGGAGCCATTGGCGGGAAGATCTCCGGCGCCGGGGGCGGTGGGTTCATGTTCTTCATCTGTGAGTACGATCGCAAGCATCGGGTGGCAGAGGAGCTACAGAAGCTGGGCGTAGAGGCCGTAAACTTCAACTTCGACAAGCACGGATTGCAGACCTGGAGATACAGGGCATGA
- a CDS encoding HAD-IIIA family hydrolase — MRSLVDRELEESASVTGSIDPEQVLRVADVLTLVFRSKHKVVLFGNGGSAADAQHIAAEFSGKYMFDRAPLNAVALTNLSSITAIGNDYSYECVFERQVEGSIREGDAVVAISTSGNSKNVLRAVAKAKELGARTVGFSGPTGKLKDVVDVALTIPSKKTSHIQEGYMAAAHVVCGMVERALFGRRAVFIDRDDTIAKDVPYCPEPKDLMLVPGAGKAIKRLNDAGFLVIVVTNQSGVARGYFDEAMLSDIHEKMKKDLAKSGAKVDGIYYCPHLPEAGCRCRKPEVGMVMQALEDFPIDLSSSYVVGDSEHDLDLGRRIGAKPIRVSESFTLSQAVDRILKESKKKI, encoded by the coding sequence ATGAGATCGCTCGTGGACCGAGAGCTAGAGGAGAGCGCCTCCGTGACGGGGAGCATAGACCCGGAGCAGGTGTTGCGCGTGGCGGACGTGCTCACCCTTGTATTCCGCTCCAAGCACAAGGTGGTGCTCTTTGGCAATGGCGGCAGCGCGGCGGACGCGCAGCACATCGCCGCCGAGTTCTCTGGTAAGTACATGTTCGATAGGGCGCCGCTGAACGCAGTGGCGCTGACCAACCTCTCTTCCATCACTGCCATCGGGAACGACTACTCCTACGAATGCGTGTTCGAGCGCCAAGTGGAAGGAAGCATCCGGGAAGGAGATGCGGTGGTGGCCATATCCACCTCCGGCAACTCGAAGAACGTTCTGCGGGCGGTGGCCAAGGCCAAGGAGCTGGGGGCGAGGACTGTGGGGTTCTCCGGACCAACAGGCAAGCTGAAGGATGTGGTGGATGTCGCCCTCACCATCCCTTCCAAGAAGACCTCTCACATACAGGAAGGCTACATGGCCGCCGCACACGTGGTCTGCGGCATGGTCGAGCGCGCGCTCTTCGGCCGCCGGGCGGTCTTCATCGACAGGGACGATACTATAGCCAAGGACGTGCCCTACTGTCCCGAGCCAAAGGACCTTATGCTCGTTCCTGGCGCGGGAAAGGCGATCAAGAGGCTGAATGACGCTGGGTTCCTGGTCATCGTGGTCACAAACCAGTCCGGGGTGGCGCGGGGCTACTTTGACGAAGCAATGCTATCTGATATCCACGAGAAGATGAAGAAGGACCTGGCGAAGAGCGGGGCCAAGGTCGACGGCATCTACTACTGTCCGCATCTTCCGGAGGCGGGATGCCGTTGCCGCAAGCCGGAGGTGGGCATGGTGATGCAGGCGTTGGAGGATTTCCCGATCGACCTCTCCTCCTCCTACGTCGTGGGGGACAGCGAGCACGACCTGGACCTCGGCAGGAGGATCGGAGCGAAGCCGATCCGGGTCAGCGAGTCGTTCACCCTTTCCCAGGCCGTGGACCGCATACTGAAGGAGAGCAAGAAGAAGATCTGA
- a CDS encoding glycosyltransferase, producing the protein MPSVSLGVCAYNEERNVRACLESISSQALQGFELVEVLVISSGSTDRTNQYVMEYEAVDAKAKLHVQEERKGKNSAINLFLRLAKADILVLANADNRLEPGALQALLEPFLDKSVGMTGGHPVPVNPKDKFTGFAVHMLWDMHHRVALIHPKVGELVAFRDPGIELPEGTQSDEDIIRMELEKRGLRTIYVPEAIVHNRGPGDIRDFLKQRTRVNIGERYMRKWFGYELSTWDVGTLLRAYTTFANENKHPLRIFLAVIIELGARVYATVHVTFDKGDKPVWSQVRSTKDLDR; encoded by the coding sequence ATGCCTTCGGTGTCGTTGGGCGTGTGCGCGTACAACGAAGAAAGGAACGTGCGCGCCTGCCTGGAGTCGATCTCTTCGCAAGCGCTTCAGGGCTTTGAGCTCGTCGAGGTGCTGGTGATCTCCAGCGGCAGCACCGACCGCACCAACCAGTACGTGATGGAATACGAAGCGGTAGATGCCAAGGCGAAGCTGCACGTGCAGGAAGAGAGGAAGGGTAAGAACTCCGCCATCAACCTCTTCCTGCGACTGGCGAAGGCCGACATCCTGGTCCTGGCGAACGCCGATAACCGTCTTGAGCCCGGAGCTTTGCAGGCACTTCTCGAACCATTCCTCGACAAAAGCGTCGGCATGACCGGCGGCCACCCCGTCCCCGTCAATCCAAAGGACAAGTTCACCGGTTTCGCGGTGCACATGCTCTGGGACATGCATCACCGGGTGGCGCTCATCCATCCCAAGGTGGGGGAGCTGGTGGCCTTCCGCGATCCAGGCATCGAACTGCCCGAAGGAACGCAATCCGACGAGGACATCATCCGCATGGAGCTGGAGAAGCGCGGTCTGCGCACGATCTACGTCCCAGAGGCGATCGTGCACAATCGTGGCCCGGGCGACATCCGAGACTTCCTCAAACAGAGGACGCGCGTCAACATCGGAGAGAGGTATATGCGCAAGTGGTTCGGCTACGAGCTCTCCACCTGGGACGTAGGAACGCTCCTACGTGCCTACACCACCTTCGCCAATGAGAACAAGCACCCTCTACGCATCTTCCTGGCGGTGATCATCGAACTGGGCGCTCGGGTCTACGCCACGGTGCACGTGACCTTCGACAAGGGCGACAAGCCGGTCTGGAGCCAGGTGCGCTCCACTAAGGACCTGGACCGCTAG